A window from Crocosphaera sp. UHCC 0190 encodes these proteins:
- a CDS encoding M61 family metallopeptidase has protein sequence MTKPALIEPNQLTRTSPKITYQVAISHPNSHLFEITLEIQNWSAEVLNLKLPVWTPGSYLVREYARHIQDFIAFSGQNKQKLFSQKIGKNHWEVETKELDSVTIKYRVFANELTVRTNHLDSSHGYFNGAALFYFIPGLEKQPITVEIMPPNSNWKVKTALPSIPGKINQFEAQDFDTLVDSPFEIGIHQTYEFEVLGKPHKYVIWGKGNINPNKLIEDTKNIIETEAKLYGGLPYDNYLFILHLTNNGFGGLEHKNSCSLIYSRFGFRDREKYNRFLQLVAHEFFHLWNVKRIRPKPLETCDYEQENFTRSLWFSEGTTSYYDLMIPLKAGIYNRSKFLEILGKEITRFLTIPGRKVQPLSESSFDAWIKLYRRDLNSDNCQISYYLKGELVSLLLDLLIRAKHENQRSLDNVMVQMWEQFGKPEIGFTPQQLQQVIESVADMDLQSFFNRYLDTTEELPFDEYLAPFGLKLKPVIEAQIIPYLGMRVQSENNKEMIKFVEAGSPAGLEGIDADDELLAIDGIRVSADQLTERLKDYQAGDIIQITVFHQDILKTLSVTLAVPKPSRYEVVLVENPSTLQTENLVGWLGEN, from the coding sequence ATGACTAAACCTGCCCTAATTGAACCCAACCAACTTACCCGAACTTCCCCCAAGATTACTTATCAAGTAGCAATTTCTCATCCTAATTCCCACCTGTTTGAAATTACTCTAGAAATTCAGAATTGGTCAGCAGAGGTTCTTAATTTAAAGTTACCTGTTTGGACACCTGGTTCATATTTAGTACGGGAATATGCAAGACATATACAAGATTTTATCGCTTTTTCTGGACAAAATAAACAAAAACTATTTAGCCAAAAAATAGGAAAAAATCATTGGGAAGTTGAGACAAAAGAACTGGATAGTGTTACAATTAAATATCGGGTATTTGCCAATGAGTTAACCGTCAGAACTAATCATCTAGATAGTAGCCATGGTTATTTCAATGGGGCGGCTTTATTTTATTTTATTCCAGGGCTAGAAAAACAGCCAATTACAGTAGAAATTATGCCCCCTAATTCTAACTGGAAAGTAAAGACAGCTTTACCGTCTATTCCTGGCAAAATAAATCAATTTGAAGCCCAGGATTTTGATACATTGGTAGACAGTCCCTTTGAAATTGGTATTCATCAAACCTACGAGTTTGAAGTCTTAGGGAAACCCCATAAATATGTGATTTGGGGAAAGGGAAATATTAACCCGAATAAATTAATTGAAGATACCAAAAATATCATTGAAACCGAAGCCAAACTTTATGGAGGTTTACCCTACGATAATTACCTATTTATTCTCCATCTTACAAATAATGGCTTTGGTGGGTTAGAACATAAAAATTCCTGTTCTTTGATCTACTCTCGTTTTGGGTTTCGAGATAGAGAGAAATATAATCGCTTTTTGCAATTAGTAGCTCATGAATTCTTTCATTTATGGAATGTCAAGCGCATTCGTCCAAAACCCTTAGAAACCTGTGATTATGAGCAGGAAAATTTTACGCGATCACTCTGGTTTTCTGAGGGAACAACCAGTTATTATGATCTGATGATACCCTTGAAAGCAGGTATTTATAATCGGTCAAAGTTTCTGGAGATTTTAGGCAAAGAAATCACCCGTTTCTTAACTATTCCAGGACGGAAAGTTCAACCTTTAAGCGAATCAAGTTTTGACGCTTGGATTAAACTATATCGCCGAGATCTCAATAGTGATAATTGCCAGATTTCCTATTATCTCAAAGGAGAATTAGTGTCTTTGTTATTAGACTTGTTAATTCGAGCTAAACATGAAAATCAGCGTTCTTTGGACAATGTCATGGTTCAAATGTGGGAACAATTTGGTAAACCAGAAATTGGCTTTACTCCACAGCAATTACAACAAGTAATTGAATCCGTCGCTGACATGGATTTACAAAGCTTTTTTAACCGTTATCTTGATACCACAGAAGAACTACCCTTTGATGAATATTTAGCTCCCTTTGGATTAAAACTTAAACCCGTAATCGAAGCTCAAATAATCCCCTATTTAGGGATGCGAGTTCAGTCAGAAAATAATAAAGAAATGATTAAATTTGTTGAGGCGGGATCGCCGGCCGGATTAGAGGGAATTGACGCAGATGACGAATTATTAGCCATAGACGGAATTCGTGTGAGTGCCGATCAATTAACGGAACGGCTCAAGGACTATCAAGCAGGTGATATAATCCAAATAACAGTTTTTCATCAAGACATCCTGAAAACCCTTTCTGTTACTTTAGCAGTCCCCAAACCCAGTCGCTATGAAGTCGTCTTAGTTGAAAATCCCTCAACGCTACAAACAGAGAATTTAGTGGGTTGGTTAGGGGAAAATTAA
- a CDS encoding TIGR04283 family arsenosugar biosynthesis glycosyltransferase: protein MEKISIIIPVLNEEKIIEKVLENLVLNANLEVIIVDGYSQDKTVKIAQNMGFQVIIVGQMGRAYQMNQGASIATGDILLFLHADTILPDNYQTIIKNILSDPQTLAGAFELGIDSQQLSFRLIERLVNWRSRFFSLPYGDQAIFIKTSIFRESGGFAQLPIMEDFEFIQRLKKRGKIAIASAKVTTSSRRWQKLGIWKTALINQLIIIGYYLGVSPHQLARLYGRK from the coding sequence ATGGAAAAAATCAGCATCATTATACCCGTTTTAAACGAAGAAAAAATTATCGAAAAAGTTTTAGAAAATCTCGTCTTAAATGCTAACCTCGAAGTTATTATTGTGGATGGCTACAGTCAGGATAAAACCGTTAAAATTGCTCAAAATATGGGATTTCAAGTGATTATTGTTGGCCAAATGGGCCGGGCTTATCAAATGAATCAAGGTGCGTCTATTGCTACCGGAGATATTCTTTTATTTCTTCATGCTGACACGATCTTACCTGACAATTATCAAACAATTATTAAAAATATCTTATCAGATCCCCAAACCCTTGCGGGAGCGTTTGAATTAGGTATTGATAGTCAACAGCTTTCTTTTCGTTTGATTGAAAGGTTAGTTAATTGGCGATCGCGTTTCTTTTCCCTTCCCTATGGAGATCAAGCAATTTTTATCAAAACCTCAATATTTCGAGAAAGCGGAGGGTTTGCTCAGCTTCCTATTATGGAGGATTTTGAATTTATTCAAAGGCTAAAAAAACGGGGTAAAATTGCCATTGCTTCTGCTAAAGTTACCACTTCTAGTCGTCGCTGGCAAAAATTAGGTATCTGGAAAACAGCCCTAATTAACCAATTAATTATTATCGGTTATTATTTGGGGGTTTCTCCTCACCAATTAGCGCGTTTATATGGAAGAAAATAA
- a CDS encoding Crp/Fnr family transcriptional regulator — METPAITELFPLFNTANPETLEWMLSVVDEETYTQDEEVVKEDDWGKAVYFIVSGWVKVRSRYSYQETTLEILSKGDFLGEIEVLDESLKYVDVIALSDVELLSISAQRFLQMLFKDPQLHHRMLQLSVRRVRRLYRRLQLHQQSPKIKLTKTLIRLGENYGRFTEKGSEILQIPAQDLADIADISVEDCQQILIQLQNQGCLDIDPSRQILSLTNLKQLHHLSKQL; from the coding sequence ATGGAGACTCCAGCAATCACCGAGCTATTCCCCCTATTCAATACAGCTAACCCAGAGACATTAGAATGGATGCTATCTGTCGTAGACGAAGAAACTTATACCCAAGATGAAGAAGTTGTCAAAGAGGATGACTGGGGAAAAGCTGTTTATTTTATCGTTTCTGGTTGGGTTAAAGTACGTTCTCGCTATTCCTATCAAGAAACTACCCTAGAAATTCTCAGCAAAGGGGATTTTTTGGGAGAAATAGAAGTGCTTGATGAATCTCTCAAATATGTGGATGTCATCGCCCTTTCTGATGTTGAATTACTTAGTATTTCAGCCCAGCGTTTTCTACAAATGCTCTTTAAAGATCCCCAATTACATCATCGGATGTTGCAATTGAGTGTCAGACGGGTTCGTCGGCTTTATCGCCGCTTACAATTACATCAACAATCGCCAAAAATTAAGCTAACCAAAACTTTAATTAGATTAGGGGAAAATTATGGTAGATTCACAGAAAAAGGGTCGGAAATTTTACAGATTCCGGCACAGGATTTAGCTGATATTGCTGATATTTCTGTAGAAGATTGTCAACAAATTCTCATCCAACTCCAAAACCAAGGTTGTCTTGATATTGATCCGTCTCGTCAAATTTTATCTTTAACCAATCTCAAACAACTGCATCACCTTTCTAAACAACTGTAA
- a CDS encoding DUF3318 domain-containing protein, translated as MSIDAEISRLLDVMPASGRMLTKIVSKPQQSKVIDAPFSPPWNRDSRPIYINFDLWRRLSRGQRDLLILRATSNLTNIRWFKADLYQGIVLASVIGLTVQTIQGDPLGMLISGGLTAISARQIWQNNRSVQRELDADESAIKVAVRRGYTEVEAAKNLLEGIENTAQLEGRSILDFTELIRTQNLRSLANLSPVGVPDRVKRE; from the coding sequence ATGAGTATTGATGCTGAGATTAGCCGTTTATTAGATGTGATGCCCGCTTCGGGCAGGATGTTAACAAAAATTGTTAGCAAACCGCAACAATCAAAGGTAATTGATGCACCATTTTCACCCCCTTGGAATCGAGATAGCCGTCCTATTTATATTAACTTTGATTTATGGCGACGGCTGTCAAGAGGACAACGAGATTTATTGATTTTAAGAGCTACTAGCAATTTAACCAATATTCGTTGGTTTAAGGCGGATTTATATCAAGGGATTGTCTTAGCTAGTGTCATTGGTTTAACCGTCCAAACTATACAAGGTGATCCCCTAGGAATGCTAATTTCTGGAGGTTTAACTGCGATTTCAGCCCGACAAATTTGGCAAAATAATCGCAGTGTTCAACGGGAATTAGATGCGGATGAATCGGCGATTAAAGTTGCTGTTAGACGAGGCTATACTGAAGTAGAAGCCGCTAAAAATCTTTTAGAAGGAATCGAAAATACTGCTCAATTAGAAGGTCGTTCTATTCTTGATTTTACAGAATTAATTCGTACTCAAAATCTTAGATCTTTAGCTAATCTTTCTCCCGTTGGGGTTCCTGATCGTGTTAAGAGAGAATAA
- the folB gene encoding dihydroneopterin aldolase codes for MDWIEITGIRCYGYVGYLPEEQVLGQWFEVDLTLGVDLTTAGTSDNIQDTSDYRQAIAMVKHQIATAKFALIERLAEAIAQDILTLDKVRQVRVRLSKPTAPIPDFGGNITIDITRYP; via the coding sequence ATGGACTGGATTGAAATTACAGGAATTCGTTGTTATGGCTATGTGGGATACTTGCCCGAAGAACAAGTCTTAGGACAATGGTTTGAAGTTGATCTGACTCTAGGGGTTGATCTAACAACTGCTGGAACCAGCGATAATATTCAAGATACCTCAGATTATCGTCAGGCGATCGCCATGGTGAAACATCAGATCGCTACGGCTAAATTTGCCCTCATTGAACGGTTAGCTGAAGCGATCGCTCAGGATATCTTAACCTTGGACAAAGTTCGACAGGTGAGAGTCCGTCTCAGTAAACCAACGGCCCCTATTCCTGATTTTGGGGGGAACATTACTATCGATATTACTCGCTACCCCTAG
- a CDS encoding branched-chain amino acid transaminase, with protein MHNFLPIAYFENQFIPFENAKISIATHALHYGTAAFGGMRGIPDPGNPNQILLFRLERHCQRLSQSAKFLNYDLPADKLQQVIIDFVKKNKPSKSFYMRPLVYSSGLGVAPRLHNIEKDFFVYGLEMGDYLSPDGISCRISSWTRQEDRSFPLRGKISAAYITSALAKTEAVESGFDEAILMNSQGKVCEATGMNLFIVRNGHLITPGFEQDILEGITRDSILTLAKNFGIPTIERPIDKSELFIADEVFLCGTAAKISPVKQIETFKLPANRPITEQLKDKLSGITENKDFDYKDWVSVITLE; from the coding sequence ATGCACAATTTTCTGCCAATTGCTTACTTTGAAAACCAATTCATCCCGTTTGAAAACGCCAAAATTTCTATCGCAACCCATGCACTACATTACGGGACAGCGGCCTTTGGTGGAATGCGTGGAATTCCCGATCCAGGAAATCCGAATCAAATCTTATTATTTCGTTTAGAGCGTCATTGTCAGCGATTAAGTCAAAGTGCCAAGTTTCTCAATTATGATTTACCTGCTGATAAACTACAACAAGTTATTATTGATTTTGTCAAAAAAAATAAACCGTCTAAATCCTTTTATATGCGGCCTTTAGTTTACAGTTCGGGGTTAGGAGTTGCTCCCCGACTTCATAACATTGAAAAAGATTTCTTTGTCTATGGTTTGGAAATGGGAGATTATTTATCTCCCGATGGCATTAGTTGTCGGATTAGTTCTTGGACTCGTCAAGAAGATCGCAGTTTCCCCTTAAGAGGAAAAATTAGTGCAGCTTATATTACTTCTGCCTTAGCGAAAACGGAAGCGGTAGAATCAGGGTTTGATGAAGCGATTTTAATGAATTCTCAAGGAAAGGTTTGTGAAGCAACGGGAATGAACCTTTTTATCGTCAGAAATGGTCACTTAATTACTCCTGGATTTGAACAAGATATCCTGGAAGGAATCACCAGAGATAGTATTCTGACTTTGGCAAAAAATTTCGGAATTCCTACTATTGAACGACCAATTGATAAATCAGAATTATTTATTGCTGATGAAGTTTTCTTGTGCGGAACCGCGGCCAAAATTTCCCCTGTGAAACAAATTGAAACCTTTAAACTTCCTGCTAATCGTCCGATTACTGAACAATTAAAAGATAAGTTATCAGGGATTACGGAAAATAAGGATTTCGATTATAAGGACTGGGTTTCTGTTATTACTTTAGAATAA
- a CDS encoding aminotransferase class I/II-fold pyridoxal phosphate-dependent enzyme yields the protein MKFSKDAFFQSQRITPLIEALSILKNQPDAAFYTPGHKRGQGIAESLTSLVGAAVFQADLPELPGLGNLFAPDGAIQQSQILAAEAFGADQTWFLVNGSTCGIIAAIVATCGSGDKIIVPRNIHQSVITGLIVSGAVPIFLNPEYDPTWDLAYSFTPEALEGALKQHSDVKAVLLVYPTYHGVCGDIQAIASVTHRYNIPLLVDEAHGGHFRFHDGLPPSALSVGADLTVQSTHKVLGAMTQASMLHIKGDRIAPQRISQALQLVQSTSPNYLLLASLDGARQQMALQGKELLNETIKLAEIARNELSQIEGLGVLQLEQTRPGFEDLDVTRLTVNVTSLGITGLEADEILQTKLGVTAELPMLSHLAFIISIGNTKNDIKQLIKAFKSLKVLSSPLRLMRAVESHPLIPSPLKFSPRDAFFAPTESVEIEQSIGRISGELICPYPPGIPVLMPGEIITSEAIQYLIKIQKLGGMITGCSDQSLQTFKVIK from the coding sequence ATGAAATTCTCAAAAGACGCTTTTTTTCAGTCCCAAAGGATAACCCCTCTGATTGAGGCTTTGAGTATCTTAAAAAATCAGCCCGATGCTGCTTTTTATACCCCTGGCCATAAAAGAGGGCAAGGAATCGCCGAATCCCTGACTTCTTTAGTCGGAGCCGCCGTCTTTCAGGCAGATTTGCCAGAGTTGCCAGGATTAGGGAATTTATTTGCTCCTGATGGTGCGATTCAACAAAGCCAAATCTTAGCAGCAGAAGCGTTTGGGGCTGATCAGACCTGGTTTTTGGTCAATGGCTCAACCTGTGGCATCATTGCGGCTATTGTGGCAACTTGTGGCAGTGGCGATAAGATCATTGTACCCCGTAACATTCATCAATCTGTCATTACAGGTTTAATTGTCTCTGGGGCGGTTCCCATTTTTCTCAATCCTGAATATGATCCTACTTGGGATCTTGCCTATAGCTTCACTCCAGAAGCCCTAGAAGGGGCGTTAAAGCAACATTCTGATGTTAAGGCTGTTTTGTTGGTTTATCCCACCTATCACGGTGTCTGTGGGGATATACAAGCGATCGCCTCTGTTACTCATCGTTACAATATTCCCTTGCTGGTAGATGAAGCACACGGGGGCCATTTTAGGTTTCATGATGGTTTACCTCCTTCGGCTCTGTCCGTAGGGGCAGATTTGACGGTACAATCCACCCATAAGGTATTAGGAGCCATGACTCAGGCTTCTATGTTACATATTAAAGGCGATCGCATTGCTCCTCAACGTATTAGTCAAGCTTTACAGTTAGTTCAATCTACCAGTCCTAATTATTTATTATTAGCGTCTTTGGATGGGGCTAGACAACAAATGGCGTTACAAGGGAAAGAATTATTAAATGAAACCATAAAGTTAGCTGAAATTGCCAGAAATGAACTCAGTCAAATTGAAGGATTAGGGGTTTTACAATTAGAACAAACTCGTCCAGGATTTGAAGATTTAGATGTTACAAGATTAACGGTTAATGTTACTTCATTAGGGATCACTGGTTTAGAAGCTGATGAAATTTTACAGACAAAATTAGGGGTAACGGCAGAATTACCCATGCTCTCTCATTTAGCCTTTATTATTTCTATTGGCAATACCAAAAATGATATCAAACAATTAATCAAAGCCTTTAAATCTCTCAAAGTTCTCTCCTCACCCCTTCGGTTAATGAGGGCAGTTGAATCACACCCCCTCATCCCTTCACCCCTTAAATTCTCCCCTCGTGATGCCTTTTTTGCGCCCACAGAATCAGTAGAAATTGAGCAGAGCATTGGGCGTATTAGTGGGGAATTAATTTGTCCTTATCCCCCAGGTATTCCTGTTTTAATGCCAGGAGAAATTATTACATCTGAAGCTATTCAATATTTAATCAAAATCCAAAAATTAGGAGGAATGATTACGGGATGTAGTGATCAAAGTTTACAAACTTTTAAAGTTATTAAGTAA